In Rutidosis leptorrhynchoides isolate AG116_Rl617_1_P2 unplaced genomic scaffold, CSIRO_AGI_Rlap_v1 contig108, whole genome shotgun sequence, the following are encoded in one genomic region:
- the LOC139881050 gene encoding vesicle-associated membrane protein 724-like has translation MSQDSFVYSFVARGTTKLAEYTEFNGNFGAIATQCLEKLPISNNKFIYKCDHHIFNFLVEDSYAYCVVANESVLNNGISIALLERIKKDFKQRYMGGKADTAVPNSLDKEFGPIMKEHMKYIVEHAAEIDQILKVKAQVSEVKSVMLEVVDNTKKFSWRHVSEVGERESIGDIKVKMVRNSAWGHEGKDGEIVEGIMDTQLMFLKFVKICI, from the exons ATGAGTCAGGATTCGTTCGTATACAGTTTCGTGGCTCGAGGGACGACGAAACTCGCCGAGTACACCGAGTTCAATGGCAATTTCGGTGCAATCGCCACTCAGTGCTTGGAGAAACTCCCTATTTCGAATAACAAGTTCATTTACAAGTGCGATCACCATATCTTCAACTTCCTCGTAGAAGACAGTTATG CTTATTGTGTCGTTGCCAATGAGTCTGTACTTAACAACGGGATCTCCATTGCTCTTTTGGAAAGAATTAAAAAAGACTTTAAACAAAGATATATGGGTGGTAAAGCAGATACTGCTGTTCCTAACAGCCTCGATAAAGAATTTGG ACCGATCATGAAAGAACATATGAAATATATCGTTGAGCATGCTGCTGAGATCGATCAGATACTAAAAGTAAAGGCTCAAGTATCGGAGGTTAAAAGCGTAATGCTAGAAGTAGTCGACAAT ACTAAAAAATTTTCATGGAGACATGTGAGTGAAGTTGGTGAGAGAGAGAGCATAGGGGACATAAAGGTAAAGATGGTGAGGAATAGTGCATGGGGACATGAGGGTAAAGATGGTGAAATTGTTGAGGGTataatggatacacaattaatgttccTTAAATTTGTCAAAATTTGCATATAA